The following proteins are encoded in a genomic region of bacterium:
- a CDS encoding PHP domain-containing protein: MLFKADLHIHTLLSPCASFDMTPKAIVKKAKEIGIDIIGITDHNSAENVGVTKKIGEKEGIFVLGGIEATTKEEVHILALFGDEKALLSFQKRLYDDIPQKNVFGEQVIVDEEDNVLGFNQRLLISATGISANEMVSLIHSLGGIAIAPHPERAFGIAFQLGFIPSELELDGIEGKGGIASSDAHFLDDIGLRCTIFDIEKPSIFELKCALKDGRYFTTYP, encoded by the coding sequence ATGCTTTTTAAAGCAGATCTTCATATCCACACCCTCCTTTCTCCCTGTGCTTCTTTTGATATGACACCAAAGGCAATAGTAAAAAAAGCAAAGGAGATAGGCATTGATATTATTGGGATAACAGACCATAACTCAGCAGAGAATGTAGGGGTTACAAAGAAAATTGGGGAAAAAGAGGGAATTTTTGTCCTTGGAGGGATTGAGGCAACAACAAAAGAGGAGGTTCATATCCTGGCATTATTTGGGGATGAAAAAGCCCTTTTATCTTTTCAAAAAAGGCTCTATGATGATATTCCACAAAAAAATGTATTTGGAGAGCAGGTAATTGTTGATGAGGAGGATAATGTTTTAGGTTTTAACCAGAGGCTTCTTATTTCTGCAACAGGCATATCAGCCAATGAGATGGTTTCTCTTATCCATTCATTGGGAGGAATAGCCATTGCACCACACCCAGAAAGGGCATTTGGAATAGCCTTTCAGCTTGGATTTATTCCAAGCGAATTAGAGCTTGATGGGATTGAGGGAAAAGGAGGCATAGCTAGCTCTGATGCCCATTTTTTAGATGATATTGGATTAAGATGCACAATCTTTGATATTGAAAAACCAAGCATTTTTGAGCTAAAATGTGCTTTAAAAGATGGAAGATATTTCACTACATATCCTTGA